aggctggatgaggctctgggcagcctgatctagtgtggggtgtccctgcccatggcaggggggttggaactggatgatccttgtggtcccttccaaccctgactgattctatgatgctatgattctatgattctaaatgtcTCCTCAGCAAGGGGTCTcaggccctgtcccaggctgcccagggaggtgctggagtcaccatccctgcaggggtttcaaagctccatggatgtggtgctgagggctgtggttcagtggcagtggctgagcagcaggggtggattgtgagctctggctgagcttggacttgatgatctcaaaggtctcttccaaactcagCAGccctatggttctgtggttctacagGAGGTGTGAAGAGCTTGGTGTGCCTGGCTTCAGGCTGCTGCCCATGGACAGCAGGCTGTGTGATGATGAATCTTCAAGTGCAGCCCAGAGTGATCTCTTAATGCTCTACCCAAGGTTGAGCCTGCTCCaaaccacagccagcacctccctTAGGTGTTTTCTCTTCCCAAATGCTGCCACACATCCTCTCCTTTCctgtccctctcttctccctcctctctcagcATTGCAGTCCTggttcagctgcaggcaggaggacaAACCAGGGTTTGCAAGGACTTCTCCAAAACCCTCATTTCAGTGCAGGTGGTTTGGGGCTTCTGGGCACATCCCATTTATCTGTCCTGCAAAAGGCAGTGCCTCTTAGGAGATGTCTCCTCATGGGTGGGACACTGCTGCGGGGCTTGTGCAGCTGCTCGTTGGgaaacagcaccagcagcctgtgccagcaccatgagctgttccctgcagctctgctgtcccaggggaaggagaaagccCATGCCCTGCTTTGCTTGGGGCTTACACCTGGGGACAtgagtgaccttccagtacctgaagggggctgcaagaaggatggagagagactgtttgcaaaggcctgcagggacaggaccaggggcagtggcttcaaaccagagcagagcagatttagattggatgttaggaacaagttctttactatgagggtggtggaacactggaacaggttgcccagggaggtggttagggctccatccctggagatattgaaggtgaggctggacagggctctgggcaagctgatctagtggaggatgtccctgctggctgcagggggttggactggatgagctttggaggtcccttccagcacttccattctgtgatcctgtgacataGTTTGGTTATTATcccaagggctgggggaggcaccCAGCAGGAAGACTTTGCCACatgggcagccagcacagaggggAATCTTGGGTTGCCTTCAGTCTCTCTAGAGGCCAAACTTGttaaagcagagagagatgtgTGCAGGTAGCCCTTCCCACCACCCACAGGAGTTTGGTCAGTGTCCTTCAGTGCTTAtcaatgtctgaggggtggggggcaagtggaggaggccaagctcttttcagtggtgcacaataataagccaaggaacaaacttgagcatagaaggtttcagctcaacatgaggagaaacttcttggctgtgagagtgctggagccctggagcaggctgcccagagaggttgtggagtctcctcctctggagactttccaaacccccccaaatgcattcctgtgtggactaccctgggtgatcctgcttttgacaggggggttggactggatgatctctggaggtcccttcctaacCCTaatattccatgattctgtgattctgccatgGTGAGCAGGTAGAGGAGCACTCTGCAGCAGGgtcctacctgaagggaggttgtagccaggcaggggttggtctcctctctcagacaaccagcaccagaacaagaggacacagtctcaagctgtgccaggggaggtttaggctggaggttaggaagaaattcttcatagagagagagcttggcccttggaatgtgctgcccagggaggtggtggagtcaccatccctggaggtctttaagaggggactggatgaggcacttggtgccatggtttagttgatcagatggtgttgggtgataggttggacttgatgatctcaaaggtcttttccaacctggttaattctcctattccattctattctattctattctattctattctattctattctattctattctattctattctattctattctactctattctattctattctattctactctattctgttctgttctattctattctattctactctgttctgttctattctatttattctattctgttctattctattctactctgttctgttctattctactctattctgttctatttaactctatgctattctattctattctactctattctgttctattctatttaattctatgctattctattctactctattctatttaactctatgctattctattctattctactctattctgttctattctattctatttaactctgtgctattctattctattctactctattctgttctattctactctattctatttaactctatgctattctattctattctactctattctgttctattctattctatttaactctgtgctattctattctattctactctattctgttctattctactctattctatttaactctatgctattctattctattctactctattctactctatcctattctcagtcctgtatattttgtacacattcattgcatcccACTGTAGTTGTGCCTgcaaatgcagctttcatttgctcccagctgggctgggctggcaaagttaatgctggggggttGGTGGGGGCGGAATTTCAGGCCAGCACACCCAGGGGACTAAAgcctctgccttcctctccccccgGGCAGGAACTTCTACTACATCACCATCCTGCGTGACCCCGTCTCCCGCTACCTGAGCGAATGGCGCCACGTCCAGCGCGGGGCCACCTGGAAGGCCTCCCTGCACGTCTGCGACGGGCGCTCCCCCACCACCgaggagctgcccagctgctacACGGGGGACGACTGGTcgggctgctccctgcaggagtTCATGGACTGCCCCTACAACCTGGCCAACAACCGCCAGGTCCGCATGCTCTCCGACCTGAGCCTGGTGGGCTGCTACAACCTGTCGGTCATGCCGGAGGAGCAGCGGAACAAGGTCCTGCTGGACAGCGCCAAGGAGAACCTGAAGCGGATGGCCTTCTTCGGCCTCACCGAGTTCCAGCGCAAGACTCAGTACCTCTTTGAGAAGACTTTCAGCATGAACTTCATCTCGCCCTTCACGCAGTACAACAGCACCAGGGCCTCCAGCGTGGAGATGGACGAGCAGACGCAGCGCCGCATCCAGGCCCTCAACTTCTTGGACGTGGAGCTGTACGATTATGCAAAGGACCTCTTCCTGCAGCGCTACCAATACATGCGGCAGAAGGAGCACCAGGAGGCGCGGCGGAAGCGCCAGGAGCAGCGCAAGATCCTGCGGGCCAAGCAGGCGCGGCTGCGGGAGCGGGCGGAGAACGCCTCCGGCGCCGACTACATAGGCAACGTGGAGCGGTGGCGGCGGTAGTGGCGGCCCGGGCGGGCGCCGGGGACTCGCTCCGGGAGGCACAGCCGAGCCGCGAATCgcgggccggggccggcgggggggagaggttgggtgggaaggggccgGACGGATGGGTTGGggagcaaacaaaaacaacaacaaccaaccaaacaacaaaagaaccacacacacacaaaaaatcacacacacaaaaaaaagaggttAAAAACTCGTTGCCTTCGCAGTTGCCTTTGCAGTCAATGTCGTACTGTAGGTGGAACGCTTCACCTTAGCCTGCCGCCGCCTCGTCCTCCGCGgcggggggtggagggggtggtTGGTGGAGGGCTGGTtggtggaggaggtggttgGTGGAGGGGGTGGTTGGTGGAGGGCTGGTTGGTGGAGAGATGGTTGGTGGAGGGCTGGTTGGTGGAGGGGCTGGTTGGTGGAGAGGTGGTTGGTGGAGGGGGTGGTTGGTGGAGGGCTGGTTGGTGGAGAGGTGGTTGGTGGAGGGCTGGTTGGTGGAGGGGCTGGTTGGTGGAGAGGTGGTTGGTGGAGGGGCTGGTTGGTGGAGGGGCTGGTTGGTGGAGAGGTGGTTGGTGGAGGGGGTGGTTGGTGGAGGGGCTGGTTGGTGGAGAGGTGGTTGGTGGAAGGCTGGTTGGTGGACCACCAGGAGCCGAGGAGGCTGGttggaggtgggggctgggatgTGGGTTTCCAAATGGAAAAGAGGCAAAAataagggaaaaggggggggggaaattggaAATGATTGCTTGGGTGTTTATTTAAACAGCAGAAaatagggagggggaaaaattgGTTGCTTGGATTGTTTCAACAAGAAAaatagagggggggaaaaatggttGCTTGGGTGTTTATTTAAACAGCAGaaaatggggagggggaaaaattgGTTGCTTGGATTgtttaaacaacaaaaatagaggggggggaaatggtTGCTTGGGTGTTTATTTAAACAGCAGAAAATAGGGAGGGGGAAAATTGGTTGCTTGGATTgtttaaacaacaaaaatagaGGGGGGTGGAAAATGGTTGCTTGGGTGTTTATTTAAACCACAAAAAATAGGTGGGGAAAAATTGGTTGCTTGgattaagcaaaaaaaaaaaaagggggttggAAATTAGTTGGTTGATTGTTTGAGCAAAAAaatagaggggggggggggaggaattgGTTGCTTGGGTGTTTATTTAAACCACAAAAAataggtggggaaaaaaattggttGCTTGGGTGTTtgtttaaacaacaaaaaataaggggggggggggaaattggttgcttggttgtttAGGCAAAAAGATAGGGGAAAAATGGTTGCTTGGGTGTTTATTCAAGCAGCAAAaatagggggagggggggaaatggttGCTTGAACATTTATTGaagcaaaaagaagaagagaagagggggagagaagTTGGAAATAGTTGGTTGGATGTTTatttgaagaagaggaaaagaggggagggagggaattgGAAGTGGTTGCTTGGATGTTTGTTTAGccaaaaaatgggggggggggagggtgggaaattggttgtttggatgtttatttaaacaacaaaaataagggggggggaggaatttgAAGTGGTTGCTTGGATGTTTATTTAAAcaccaaaaaggaaaagaaagggggggaaaaaatggaaatggCTGCTTGGATGTTCattaaaacaaaaggaaaattggggggggggaggggaataaaAATGAATCCATCATAAATTAGTGACTGTGCTAGAAAATGTTTATGGTGCTGGGCTGAAATCTGTCTGGGAAGCAAACTCATTTCCTACTAATGAGCATTTAGCCTACTCTGACTATCCAGTAGCTGAGCCacacaaaacaaccacccaacccAAGCCCAaccctttcttccctttgatTTGACCTTCATTCTCCTTCCACGGAGGGTTGGGAAGGgcaccagctgctggggagctttgCTGTGGGTGATGAAAGGAGCAATGAAGGTCtagaaggaagaaggagcaacaacaacaacaacagaaaaagcaagcagcaaaaaCTTCCTGAGTAGTTTCCTGTATGATATTGGCTTTTAACCacccaacagcaacaacagagGGATAGGAGGCATTGCTCTAGGTCTATACATACTGAAACTTTGGAACTTTTTTTCTACCTACTGCTGTTTAGAGTTTTAAGCTTGGTCTCTCTCATACTCAAATAAAGAggaacaagaaaaggaaaaaagaagaagaagaaaatgatcAATCactcaatcaatcaatcaatcaatgaAAAGAGTCCTGCATCATTTTCTGAGCTCAATGCCAATCTccagcctttttttttgccctttgtTTCCCAGGGCACTCTGAGTTTGTAGCCATTCCTGGgagacacagcagcacagcctcacccTTTCATAAAGCGTTTGCCAAGCCAGcgatcctctggcagtgtctCTCAGTTTTAAGCCTTTCTTGCCCACTAGGGCTCCGTGCTGCTCGAACTGCTCCTGCCTTTCAGGGGTGGTGGCACGGAGGCCAGAGGAAatcctgctgcaggatgcttGTGGGAGGGTCTTCTACATTCCAAGTCATCCAACTCTCCAATCCCAGCAACAGCCTGGAGAGAATTGCTTGGTGGAAGCAGTAGATTTGCAGTTTGTGGTAGGATTTACTCAACAGTAGACACCAGATGAGAGCAGGGCTTgtatttccctctctctctctgttcttgAGCCCTTCTTAGTGCTGACAAATGagtgaacaggagccagcagtgtgcccagggggccaagaaggccaagggcgtcctggcctgcatcaggagcagtgtggccagcaggagcagggaggtcattctccccctgtgctcagcactggttaggccacaccttgagtcctgtgtccagttctgggcccctcagtttaagaaggacattgagagacttgaaggtgtccagagaagggcaacgaggctggggaggggtctggagcacagccctgtgaggagaggctgagggagctggggttgcttagcctggagaagaggaggctcaggggagaccttcttgctctctacagctccctgaagggaggttgtagccaggtgggggttggtctcctctcccaggcaagcatccccagaacaagaggacacagtctcaagctgtgccaggggaagtttaggctggaggtgaggagaaagttcttcccaaaattggccattggaatgtgctgcccagggaggtggtggagtcctcgtccctggaggtgttcaaaaatggcttggatgtggcacttggagccatggtttagttgatcagatggtgctgggtgatgggttggacttgatgatctttgaggtcttttccaaccttattgattctatgattctatgacttcagaCAAGGGGAAAACCAATTTTACCATAGCCATAGTTGGTGCACAGGGATGCAGCAGCCCACTCCTGAGCAGCCTTTGCTTGGGGTGCAGGCTGCATGGTTGGGCTGGGCTCAcacctcccccccgcccccccagcccttcagcctccccccaggactggcagggagaggaggtggggcaggaggggctcctATAAATCTCTATGCAAAAATCATGTCAACTGAAGCCACCTCTGCAAGGCTTGGGCTGTGCTTTCAGCAAGCTCAGACACTCTGCAACGCTCccgagcctggcagcagccaggccctctcggtgtgggtgctggtggcaccCCATAGAAGGGGCACACTCTGCCCCCCATGGCCATGATGCTTACGAGGCTCACTTGCACTGTTGCCTTTCGCCTGCGATGTTCTGTACACCAGGAGGACAGGGCCGGGCAGAACACCACGCAGAAGGCTTTAGGGACACCTCACTGCTCCGTGCCCAAGCTAGCTGAAGGTTGGTTTACACCTGAggttgctctgcagcccccgGGGAGGGGCAGACCgaccctgccaggggcaggggggcagcccagcagcaagccagcagcctgcGGTAGCAGCTGGGACCAGAGGATCACTTCCTGCACAGCAGAGTTATTTTTGTTACCGAAGTGCAAGCTGCAGTTGCCGACGTGATGATGTCTGGATTGTGcttggtgggggggaagggagggtgtTTTACAGGGGGCAAAAACCACTGTCTCTCCAAGCTGACAGGCACTGCTGTGAGCGGGACTGTGGTGGGAGAGGGGGTCGGGGGGAGTGAGCTGGAGGGGGCTGTTGCAGGAGGTGCGGTTTGGGTTTAGGCTGTGGTGTGCATGGTTTACAAGAGGCTTAGGTGCaggtgtttttggtttggtttggtttggtttcccttTGTGTCTCCTGTTTCTTGTATATAGGGGGGGGGGATGTACAAATGGTAAGGAAGACCTTCTATTTTTTTGGGTCATAACCATATCAAGACTCGACTGGTTCCCGCTGTAGCCGCTCTCTTAGACTGTGTAGATTCGCCAGGCTGATCCACTGACTTGGGTTGTGTAATTTAACCATAGAACTGATCAATAAAACTGAGCTacagcctgctgcttctcccagctgctcaTTTGTTTCGTGCTCCGAGGAGGCGCGGGGAGTGGCGCGGCTCGGGGGGCACGGCCGCTCCCGCACCCAGCAAAGGCGTACGGCTGGCAGGTAAGTGGTGGGGCCTCCAgcaccagagggacctggggctgctggagaggggcccaCCGAGATGATCAGAGCAtgaagaacctcccctgtggggacaggctgggagaggtggggctgtgcagcctggagaagagaaggctccggggagacctcagagcagctttccaggacctgaagaggctccaggagagctggggagggacttgtgacaagggctgggagtgccaggatgagggacaatggctttgagctgggagaggggagactgagagtggagatgaggaagaaattgttgagagtgagggtggggagactctggcacaggctgcccagggaggctgtggctgcctcctccctggaggtgttcaagaccaggctgggtaagtccttgagcaagctgggcgggtgggaggtgtccctgcccatggcagtgggggtggaactagatggtcttcaaggtcccttccaacctaaaccattctatgatttggctCCATGGTATTTGAGTTCAGAACCACAACTTTGCTGAAGTGTGGCTAGACTCAGCCTCCGTGGGCAAAGCCACTTCGGACTTCTGGCTCAGGAGTTACCACAAAGGCTTTGACTTCTcttctgagcagccccagaagaATGAGCTGATTTCTGCTGGTTTTGAACAGGCTTGTCCATGGTCTGCAGTGTTATTAAGGcattgtgtctctgtgtgtg
This sequence is a window from Dryobates pubescens isolate bDryPub1 chromosome 18, bDryPub1.pri, whole genome shotgun sequence. Protein-coding genes within it:
- the HS6ST2 gene encoding heparan-sulfate 6-O-sulfotransferase 2; translated protein: MEDRSHKVLLALVMLLLFAVIVLQYVCPGTECQLLRLRAFSPSAAAAADPYRAEDETPARFVPRFNFSAGDLLRRVDFNIKGDDLIVFLHIQKTGGTTFGRHLVRNIQLEQPCECRAGQKKCTCHRPGKRETWLFSRFSTGWSCGLHADWTELTNCVPSVVDNKKEVRLRPSRNFYYITILRDPVSRYLSEWRHVQRGATWKASLHVCDGRSPTTEELPSCYTGDDWSGCSLQEFMDCPYNLANNRQVRMLSDLSLVGCYNLSVMPEEQRNKVLLDSAKENLKRMAFFGLTEFQRKTQYLFEKTFSMNFISPFTQYNSTRASSVEMDEQTQRRIQALNFLDVELYDYAKDLFLQRYQYMRQKEHQEARRKRQEQRKILRAKQARLRERAENASGADYIGNVERWRR